The window TTGGTGCCGAGGTCGAGGCCCAGCAGGCGCTGGTCGTGGCCCAACGCGGCTTTGAGAGCGGTCGGCTTGCACACTATCATGGCGGCTGGTAACTTCCGCCCGAATCCGCCGGAAGTCCAGGGGTTTTGCGGGTTTTGGGGGTTTTCCGCAGCCCGCGAGGGAATCAGATGGCGCTCGACAAGAAGACCGTGGCCCACATCGCCCACCTCGCGCGCCTGCGGCTCGGCGAGGACGAGCTCGAGGCTCTGGCCGGCGAGCTCTCCAACATTATCACTTGGGTCGAGCAGCTCGACGAGGTCGACACCCAGGACGTGGCGCCCATGGCCAGCGTGGCCGAGATGACGCTGCGCTGGCGCGATGACGTGGTCGACGACGGCGCCATGGCGGAAAAGGTCGTGGCCAACGCGCCCGAGCGCCGCGAAAGCTTCTTCGCCGTGCCCAAGGTGGTCGAATAGATGGCCGGCGCGGCCGATCTTACCGCTCTCACCATCGCCCAAGCCCGCGAGGGCCTGAGGGCAGGAGATTTCTCGGCTCGCGAGTTGGCCGAGACCCATATCGCGGCGGTCGAGGCGGCCCGGCCGCTCAACGTCATGATACGGGAGACCCCGGAAAAGGCCTTGCAGATGGCCGAGGCTTCGGACGAGCGCCTGCGGGCCGGCACGGCCGGTCCCCTTGAAGGCATACCCGTGGCGGTCAAGGATCTTTTCTGCACCGAGGGTATCGCCACCACGGCCGGCTCGCACATCCTCGAAGGGTTCGTACCGCCCTACGAATCCACCATTACCGCCAACCTCTGGCAGGCCG of the Alphaproteobacteria bacterium genome contains:
- the gatC gene encoding Asp-tRNA(Asn)/Glu-tRNA(Gln) amidotransferase subunit GatC, which gives rise to MALDKKTVAHIAHLARLRLGEDELEALAGELSNIITWVEQLDEVDTQDVAPMASVAEMTLRWRDDVVDDGAMAEKVVANAPERRESFFAVPKVVE